Within Euwallacea fornicatus isolate EFF26 chromosome 32, ASM4011564v1, whole genome shotgun sequence, the genomic segment AGCAATCGCTCAATTCTTCAGACACATTTTTCATCCGCCGTTAACGGTGTTATTCACATCGATAAGTTCGTTACTTCCCGAGATAATTTGATTTGGATTCGTACAGCTGCGTTATTCTGAAGGTACCTCAAACCGAATATGAAGTTTCTGATATCTGAGATAATGGAACCTTTGTAGTCTTTGAGATCTCACGGTTCAATTCCAATTTCTCGAACTTGTCGTTTCTGAGGCCGCGTTCGTTTTTGCGACTTATCAGCGGAACAAAACTACGAGAACCTAACCAATAAATGCGGATTGGTCATCATCTCCATGTACCACTCGACTTCACTGAGTACCCCCGGGACCAACATTTCGTTTATGAACACCGGCGTGAAGCGGTTCTTCCTCTCCTTATCCAGGGAGTCTCCCAAATACACTCCCACTCCCCTCAAGCACTTCCCCATCTCCACGTCTTCGTTCCCGGCATCGTCTTGTTTGCACGCCATCGCATTTGGTAACCCCTCCTAAAAGACTTACTTTATGTCCCCCTGATTCGGAGAGGGGGGAGAGAGCTTACCTCGATAAATCTGCGCAGCGCCTCTCTGCTCAGCGCATATCCGGCCCCTCCGCTCATATAATCCAACCCCTCCCGGCGAAGCTTCAACCTGCAGCCATAATAAACGGGCTCAGAAGGGTGGGAATAGTGGAGCAGGTACCTCAAATTCTCCATTACAGCAAAACTAGACAGATATCGGATTTGCTGCAAGTTCGACTATCTACAATCGAAGCTTACGTGTCGTCATCGGCCTTGTAGACCCAATCATACTGCCCCCGATAGTTCTCGTAGATGTGCTTCAAGGCAGCTTTGGTTTTCCCCCATAAGTGAGCCCTGTCCTCGGGAATGTCGAGCTTGATCGCTGGCAAAACTGGCTCTGCATTGAGTGGTCGGACCGTGAGGTTTACTCTTTTGTACAAGTGTCACGTACCTTCTTGAGTGCTCGCAAATACCAGTTTGGTGCAGCGTTTGCCCCAAGTGGATTTGATGTGCACGGCCTTGATGAAGTGGTTGGAGGGCTTGGTCAGGACTAGGCAAATAATTCTGATGTCTTCGGAGAGCTGATCTGCAACACTGGTGTTGATCATGTCGTTGGCTGGGAGCGAGGTGTCGATATCGATGAGGACGCGACGATTGTAGAATTTCTTGTAGGCGCTGAAATGTGTCGAGGATTTTTGTGCAATAATAAAGAACGAAAGGGCCCGCGTTGCATGTGGTAAATGAAATTGGCTGAAAATCGTGATGGTCGACCTCGTCACAGTACAACGAAAATGGGGAACaattggatgttcaacaatgAGGCCCAATATTGGTTTTGCTCCTAAGCTAGCGATTTCATGGAATATTACAGAGAGTTTTATTTAAGTACATGGCCCAACTTGAAGGGTCGCTTCTTTAGGTGATTCTAAGACGGAAATTTATGTGGACATAAATCCCGTAATGCTCTTTTTCAAGATACAATGTGTAAAAAGAACtcttttatgtttaaaatcgttttttcataaaattttaataatccttTAGCGAGTTTTGTGGAAATCCGGGAGTGTTACTTatggttattattgttgtttgtacgccactgattttttgaaaaaattgttgctcCCACGTCAAGCACAACTACGGTCGCCTAAATCACCGGATTTAAGTCCGTTCAACTTCTCCCTTCGGGGGTACGCAAAGCCCTTCGCTTATGGACCTCCGAcgaaccattaaaaaaaaagtttgccaccccgtatcttgaaaaaaagaaaaaaaaacgtttctacACCTACGTCCACCTAAACTTTTCATCTTCGAATCGCCCAAAGAACCGGCCCTTGGAGCTTGGCCACGTACTGAaataacaccccgtatatcacGCAACTGCGTCGAGAATTAACCGGGCTTACTCGTTTGGTTCCTTATGAAACATGAACAGAATCCAACCAACAGCCAGCCCTACGAGGATGCCGCCCAGGAAATGATGAATTGGCGACCTCACAAGGTGCATGATCTAAAGTGGTGATGTATGAGGTGGGTAACTAGCCTACATTCGGTGCTTACCATCGTTAGTAATTTCATGGCAATCCGTACGTCTACATTACAGAAATATTATTATGTGTAACGGGCAAACGGTACCTCTCACAGGTACCAGGTACAACTGCACCGGTTTCTACTGCTTGGCGAAGCACACCAACGCCTCGTGTTTTGGTTTTAATGCCGGTTCCTGGTGGGTACTTGGTAGGACATGCGCGTTCAGATGCACGTCGGCAATCCAAGCTAATGGGGATTGTAATAGCTTAGTAAATTAACTAATTGCAGGCAAGTGTCAATATCAATGTATAAGTAAGCCGGTAATCGCGCTAATGTCTGAAAAACAGACGTTATCGACCAAACAAGCATTTGAGTCAATCCCCGTGATAACATCAGAACAGTTCTTAGCGCAATGCACGTGAGTGACGATCTTGTTGTGCaatacgaaattttgtaaGATTTAACCCGTAATCCGTAAAAGTACCTTAATAATGGCCTTTATCACAGCTTAGTTTTTATTGCAGGAAATCTCAGACTCTTCTAGAAGAAAAGGCCTGCAGGGAGTGGCCCCGTAAATGGGGATTTTACCTCGATTTCGACAAGGTTTGAAAAACGAACTTATCCCATTTCTCTTTGAGTATATTCTAATTTTCAGCTGATCCTGCACGAAGCTGCGAAATGCGGTATTTCCGAAAAGGAGTATAGAAAACGGACTGAGATACGCAAACCGAGGGGGCCCTCGGAACCGGACATTTGGCCGATAGAGCCCGCTGAAAGGGTCCCAGTGACTAGTACCAGTGAGCTGCTCGGGTTGGGTTGTTGGAGTGCGTCTAAGGCGAAGGAAACATTTTTGCAGATGTGGTGGGTTGGAGGGCTTCCAAGGAATATTCCCTAGAGAAATTTGGACCCCTATACATAAGCCCAAAACACACTCTGCCCTGTGATCCTGCGCCTTCGTCCATATTTCTTGGATAAATgtgcgaattaaaaaaaaatcaattgtgTTTTTCCAGGGACAGAGACTGCTATCGGATTGCCCCAGTAAGAATACAGTTTAATTACtgttttaacacattttctgATTAGGATTGCCGTCTCGTCGTGCTACCCCCCGTTGACATAGTTCGGAgcaacatcaatttttttttaagtctaatAAGAGGCAGGAGGAACGGGATGAgctagattttttattaaattagttcaAACGACTCGTTATCGGCTaattttttcgagaaaacCCAATGGTGAAGTCCGTTTTGCTATATCTGGTAAATAGTGAGAGGAACGAAGCGAGTTCGCTCTTTTATTCAGCAAAACTTAATCGACTTTATACTCGTTTTCGGTCAACTTTTCCCCGGGAATCGAGCGGCAACGATAGCTTCTGGATGTCTGCGTGGGGTACGAAAGGGATGCGGTGAActaattcctttttttcttttttttttatttaacacacGACTTGATACTCGTTTGCGGCGaataatttgccgaaaatcCAATGAGATTGCAGTTTCCGGGGGGTCTCGTAGGTGTCGCGCCTTCAATTTGAGAAGGACCCCTCGTCGAACGATAATCGTTAAGGGAGTCCGCACAACCGGACGATTCCAGCCATCTCTCGAACGGGACATTTCCAACTTCAATCAGCGCCCCCCTGTCGAAATCGCAATAATTACGTCACTCTCTAGACTCTTAATCACGAGAATTGCCcttaacaaaagaaaatgctgaaaaattgATGTCGTTCGGCGCAAAACTCGCCGAAAGCGAAAACCGGCAAAAACTTGAGACAAAACGTTCCAGCGAAGAGACGGTGAGTCAGGGGCGTAGCCGCCACCTCGAGCGAATACCCCTTCAAGAGACATCTTTGCCAATGGGCCAGACGAACGTCACTGCTCTTAACGTCTTGATATAATTTGTCCTCCATTTATCATCCGCCGAGGAAAATGCCCTTAATGAAATATCATCACGGGAAGTTGAAAGTGTCTGGACGCCTGTCTAGAGGCGTGCCGATTCGGGTCCTAGTGTGACTTTTTGCAGGACTTGAACTTGAAAAATATCGCCTTGGCTTTTATGAGCCAAGTACACCTCTGTCGTTTCGAAAACGGCAGAGCCAAATTTTCTTATTGCATCAtcggaaaaaatattcattggcgcactcacattttttttttttttttttaaacaatttttcttcagttcTCTTCGTAATGTTTTGATTAGAGTCGCCCCGGCTTAAAAGGTTTTGCCGTACTTATTGAAGCGTAAAAAATCGCTTTTCGCTGATGGCGAGCCGCCGACTGTTGTTTCAACGCGGCTTAatggaaaagtgtttttattttctccaGGAATGGGGATTTTTTTTGGCACAATAAAACGCCGCTACTGTtctgtatgtatatatttttctttttttattttatttagaaccGAAGGTTTTCTGAGCGAAGGCGGGCGGCAATTTTTCCAGCAACGACAAAGGGTTAACTTCGACCGCGACGAATTCGCCTTCTGAGAGGGCAGCTAAATGGACCAAATGCtggaaaaaaaagaacttttcttTGTAACCAACACCTCGAACGAGCCCGAACGTACCTTGTGCTTGGGTATGGTGCTTATCTTTAGATCGTCGCATTTTCCATTAGTCAAGGACAGTTCTCTTGACTTTTTGGCGACTTTTTTGTCCGGACTAAAAAGAGAGGAATCCTGGAAagttaaagaatattttaggaaattcGATCAATTGTTGCACGACTCGAGCGTGGGATGTTAAGGGAGATTTTTGTCTTCCAGACGACTCAATATACTTCgtgcaaacaaaaatttcccaATCGAAGCAATGCCGAAAGGAAATTTGTATATCTTCGAGGTGCTTAGGCGCAACAGGTAACATCCCCCTATTGACATGCTCTCCCGAAAACAAAGCTTGGGTAATCTcgtaatttgcatttaatttcatgactgataatttattaaacatttctttgcCTTCAACATTCAACTTTAGGTGGCGACTTTGTCGCGACTGCTCGAATGAAAAAGAACTTCCGTCCTTGCTGCGagatgtattaaaaataatgaaattgaaaaacctGCATTTGTCCACGAACGCGAAATATTTCGCGGATTACAGTATCGACTGTCTCCTCCTCTAGCAGCAGGAACGGCGAGTAGAGGACAAGCCATGCTTCGAATCAGGCCGCAGAGGATCGTCCCATTTCCGCACCAGCAACCCACGAAGCTCTCTAGAATTTCCAGGGGGCGGCACGTATCTCCGTAACCGTCTCTTTATCCCATCCCAAGCATCCAGCTCTATCTGATTCAAATCCGAAGTTTGAACAGGCCAGACAAATCGTACGGTGCGAACCTCGTCAAGAGACCATGCAAGCATTGTCAGACCGTACGTTATCGCGCGTAAAGGTTACATTCTCTCCAGGAATAACCGTGAACGATGCAACATGGTCTTCTAAAACCTCTGTCAGGTACTCGTACGCGTTCAGAGTCCTATTGTTGGATGAAAACTAACTCTGCATGAACTTCAAAGGAAATTCCTCTCCATGCCGTAGCTGAATTTTCACCAAATGGAAGCCGTTCAGCAATACACGGTTGGGCAAATCTCTCGCCTAGTCGTCGCTACCCACTCACACGTCTGTCTGAGCCCCTACGACGAAATCGAGATTCGTGGAAAAACATTACGCGACTCTAATCCTCTACTGTCCCAGCCAAGTGTTCTCGTGCAAAATTCGACGCTCAAATCCGGCGTTCACGAAAgaacggacaccctgtagcgCCAGTTTAAGGCGATAATTCAGCAACATGAAATCGCTTCCTAACGGTCCGTTCACTTTCGGTTTACATTTCTTGCTTCTTGCAGATAAGTTCGAAGGAAACTGCCGTAATCGTTCGGTCCCCCAAAGGAATAGAAAAGGGAAAACGGTCATCTTTAACTGTTGCGGCCCTTTCTCGACCTGATCCGGCTCTTCGATTGAGCAGCTTAGTCTCTTCCTACAGCTGGAGCACTCGTTGCACACTAGATAGACTTATACCAGAGTCCTTCGTAGTTTCGTGATAGTGACCATGCTCTATAGCCGCCACAAATCGCGCCGCAACGACAGGATTTATGGCCGTTTGAACTAAAGGACAAAATAACAATGATAACGAAGTCAGTCGTAGAATTTACAACATGCAAAGACTCAGAAGAAAAAACGCTGATTTTTGTCGAAAGTTCATCGCAACATGTGATAATTGTTTAAGGTCGTTTTAGATGTCGAGGAGAAGCTATCATAAGCTGGAAAAGTGCCCCCTTGAATTTGTTCATgcgttctttgagaaatttttcaagtgaCTCGAATTTTATGCTTGATAGCGCATTTTACTCGGAAAGCCAGACTTTGCATAACATCAGATGTGTAACACACTCCTAAATTCGGTTGTGTAGAGGTCTTAGTGGGCAGTGCTGggcagaataaaaaaattgagggaaGAATCAGGTACGAGTTGAAGGTATGATCGAAGAGGTGTGTCAGCAAGGCCGAAGGGTTCTTTCCTCgtgcatgtttttttttttttttttaatttcggatTTCGTGCGTTTGGTCgaaccatgaaaaatagtgCGATGggtagataaataaaaattgaaacgttaCTCATCGTTACTCAAGTTTCCCTAATTTAACTGGCAATTTCCTACCCTCTCGCGGGCTTCGCCGACCTTAGAGCTCTCTAATTAAACCCCGTCAACTAAATTAGTCCCGGTATAAGGCTTCAAATCATGTCAGCTACTAAGTTAAAGCCATCCGATTGCCTCCCGAAGATAGATAGTTTAATTTATCACTTGTCGTCCCCCGAGCCAAGGTGCCGGGTGCGGGAGGGTATAGAGACACCCGTCATTGCACCGGAAAACAAAGCCGCAAACAATGGAACGTGGAGTTCCGGCGCGCCCGAATTTGAAATTGAGTAATGGCGCTCCACAAACTCCATCACGCTGCGGTCTGGATATCCGGGTATTTTGGGGATAAATCACCGGCCACTCTAAATTTAACCGGGGCTTCTTTCTGCTCAAGGTGTTGTCGGGTGACCAAAAAGGCCCTGTTCAAACAAAAACCGGGCGTTAATCCCGGTATCGCATGCAGCCTATTGTCGCTCCTGCAAGCCGATTAATAATTGTCACAAATTCAATTAGTGCGTAATTAAAGCTCAGGTGGATGGATCGCCGACTGACGGGCTGTAAATTACGCCCTGTcgaaatcgaaaaataatgaCATCTCTTAACGGTCGAGGGGTCGTTGTCGAAGATTATTATCGACGACCTGCCAGGAGAGCCGCCCGTAATTTGTTATCCTTTCATTGTACACCGCTTGTCTGCGATATTAATGGACGTTCGATGGAAAACGTTGTTTCGCCGCCGCTATGCGTTACGTTGGGTGGAAGATAAGCAATAACGCAAAAACACGAACAGCCACTTGACAGTGGTAGTTTTTGTGGTTACTGGAAAAAACCCCCCTTTAATCGAAATATAGTGTTTTTGCTCTTTAATTAGTGACTTGTCTTTAGATtttcccacaaaaaaaaaacgattatgAGTCCCAGAACCGCTCACCTATACCGAAACCCTGGAGAACGATTAATTCTAAGCGCGTTCCAATAGATGGCACTCGCGAATATACTCAAGTTCCTTCCGTAATTGAATACTTCATCTTTTCGCCGTTAGATGGCCGATTTATAGAAAGATACATGCTTATAGACAAAGGGCCGTTAGGTGGAAGCCACCCTGTGTAAATCACGTTAGTTGGCGCCCAGTTTTGATTGAATCAAATGCAATAGTGCAAACTCACTGAGAAGAGCGCTCTTTTACATAGATAAGTGCGAACTCTCGAATTTGTCCatgttttttccataaaaccaTTTACTATTACGTAGAGATAGCTCTGAGCGTTCAACGTCGGGTGTTGCTGCTGATTGTTCATGTTGCAGAAGACCAGGAGATTGTTTTTCATTAAGGAAGGATCTCAGGATATTACACGTATGCAGTACGGCTGCTTTTTTGGCTCTTGGGTGTGCACTGCTTAAAAGTTCAAATTCATTTAGATATCTCCTGAACGTATATAGTATGATGTATGCTGCTAGCATTAGAGATGGGATGATCTTCTGTTTCCTTAATCTGTGTACTTCGTTTGCGATTTTCTGATATTTACTCTTTTTTGCTCTGGATTTCATGAGACCGTTTTGATTTGAATGCGTTGCTAAAACAGTTAAATAAGTGGTTGTCTCGAAATAGTGTCGAGTCTGTCGTGGGTGATTGTCCTGTCTGTCCGAATTCCTGTAGGTCCTAATAGAATCTATACAGTTTATTCTCCAATACCAGTTCTGGCCATTGGGACTGATATGATTGATTGTAGGAATGGAGGCCATATCTAAGTGCCAGTGCTTGATGGATAACTTTTGCTACTGAATTCTGTCTGCTAGTATAGGCGCCTAAACTTTGTAACCAGACGGTATGTGATCTATAGTTACTGAGAATAAATGGTGTTTTCTACATTTATTGTGCACTTAATTGAGATCCTtcagtatatatttttatagttattagTGGGTATAACTTCATTTATATTGCAACTATAAAAGCCTCTATTTCAGATAGTAATTACCCGTCTTCCAGAACTTTGTATGTCCTTTATTTGTCCATTGAGTCTTAGTTCATGAGCTTATAGTGCGTTCCATGCAACTATTTCGTCTCCCATTCTGTTGTCTTTATACGTGCCCTATTTTTTAGTGACGGAAATCTTGATGGTGATGAATGGATGAATAAATGAAGGGGAAAGCTCCTATCTAGTAGAATGTTATCAGACGGAAGATTATCACATTCGCAAATAACATCAGGATGATCTATTATGACTCATAATACCTATTATGACGAGGTATCAGATTAAATCCCATTAAATCACGGCagattcaataaaatttaaagtaatttaccTTCGAATTTAAAAGTCCGCTTGGAATATTACTCATTACtggaaataaatcattttacgTTGGATGAAGTCCTCACTGATAATACTTATAATGGCTCGAACTAACTTCGCCGACTGCGTCCAGAAAAACCACCCCCTTTAACCCAATTCCTCGTCGAAAAAGGGGCATAAATTCTCTCCAAACAATGAAATCGCGTAATGAACAAGCCCCTTTTGCAGAGCATTAACATGATGCACGACGCAGTAATACACATACACCGGTCGGCGACGACGTGAATTATTCATAGCGCGTTCGCAACGTTTGCACTCGACATGGCGAACGATAAATTACGGATTAATCCAGAGCTCACGGTCCTCCGCACAACAggtacttttaattaaaagagtATCGGACAACAACCCCTCCGTCCCCTCTTTATAGCCCACCGAAATTGGTACTTACGGGGGATTTGTTTATCACAAAAATGCTGCTGTCATCGTGGAGAAATATGTTGTTCTGAACATCGAATGTTATGCTTCTAATAGGGTGTGTGCGACTCTTCCACAAGCCGAGTAGTCTGGAAGACAGTCCGGTAGATCTTCGGTCTATGAGGCTATACTCGAAAATCTACAATTAaagacaaacatttttatttaatgaaaaaatttgcaataaattcttTCCAACTGGTAACAACCAACAAGATCATAAACTGTCAAAAATATGTCCAAAGAGTTCCGACCGATATTCTGAAAATCCGGAATCGGTTTATCGCTCTGTTAAGACAGACTGATCAGGGGcagatttcaatattttcgcgttaaaatttaaacaattatggACCTACGTTTACACGGTGTGTCCAAGGTCCAAAGATTCTCGCCTTGCGAATAATGTAATAATTCTCCttttttttagggaaaaagAAGTCATAATTGATGTACCAACAAACCTTATTATCAGCATACGCCACCACAAGATTATCTGAATTAACAGCTAAAGCAGTGGGCCCCGCTTCAAACCTTGGCAATTTCCCCTCAAATGAGTATCCGTCCTTGGTGTGTTTAAAAGTAGCAATGTTACTCTTGGCATCAGCCACCACAACATACTTCCCGCACTTTGACGTAGTCAGCAGACGCACAGTGTCTTCTAATCCACACGCTTTAAGGTCGATTCTTTGAGATATAAACGGATCGTTATCTACCACGTCATAAACTATCAATTTTCCGATACTGAGGGCGGTGAAGAGCTGCTGA encodes:
- the LOC136348307 gene encoding glycoprotein-N-acetylgalactosamine 3-beta-galactosyltransferase 1-like isoform X1, whose translation is MKLLTMIMHLVRSPIHHFLGGILVGLAVGWILFMFHKEPNDAYKKFYNRRVLIDIDTSLPANDMINTSVADQLSEDIRIICLVLTKPSNHFIKAVHIKSTWGKRCTKLVFASTQEEPVLPAIKLDIPEDRAHLWGKTKAALKHIYENYRGQYDWVYKADDDTFAVMENLRYLLHYSHPSEPVYYGCRLKLRREGLDYMSGGAGYALSREALRRFIEEGLPNAMACKQDDAGNEDVEMGKCLRGVGVYLGDSLDKERKNRFTPVFINEMLVPGVLSEVEWYMEMMTNPHLLGLKCCSDTLISTHYVKPHELYLLEYLIYHVTPFGRAYRPVLDDNILAKSTNEGPTGEVTGSSSQRRQRSDFD
- the LOC136348307 gene encoding glycoprotein-N-acetylgalactosamine 3-beta-galactosyltransferase 1-like isoform X2 produces the protein MINTSVADQLSEDIRIICLVLTKPSNHFIKAVHIKSTWGKRCTKLVFASTQEEPVLPAIKLDIPEDRAHLWGKTKAALKHIYENYRGQYDWVYKADDDTFAVMENLRYLLHYSHPSEPVYYGCRLKLRREGLDYMSGGAGYALSREALRRFIEEGLPNAMACKQDDAGNEDVEMGKCLRGVGVYLGDSLDKERKNRFTPVFINEMLVPGVLSEVEWYMEMMTNPHLLGLKCCSDTLISTHYVKPHELYLLEYLIYHVTPFGRAYRPVLDDNILAKSTNEGPTGEVTGSSSQRRQRSDFD
- the LOC136348307 gene encoding glycoprotein-N-acetylgalactosamine 3-beta-galactosyltransferase 1-like isoform X3; amino-acid sequence: MKLLTMIMHLVRSPIHHFLGGILVGLAVGWILFMFHKEPNDAYKKFYNRRVLIDIDTSLPANDMINTSVADQLSEDIRIICLVLTKPSNHFIKAVHIKSTWGKRCTKLVFASTQEEPVLPAIKLDIPEDRAHLWGKTKAALKHIYENYRGQYDWVYKADDDTFAVMENLRYLLHYSHPSEPVYYGCRLKLRREGLDYMSGGAGYALSREALRRFIEGLKCCSDTLISTHYVKPHELYLLEYLIYHVTPFGRAYRPVLDDNILAKSTNEGPTGEVTGSSSQRRQRSDFD
- the LOC136348315 gene encoding ciliary microtubule inner protein 1-like, which gives rise to MHVSDDLVVQYEILKSQTLLEEKACREWPRKWGFYLDFDKLILHEAAKCGISEKEYRKRTEIRKPRGPSEPDIWPIEPAERVPVTSTNVVGWRASKEYSLEKFGPLYISPKHTLPCDPAPSSIFLG